One segment of Brassica napus cultivar Da-Ae chromosome C3, Da-Ae, whole genome shotgun sequence DNA contains the following:
- the LOC106389407 gene encoding serine--glyoxylate aminotransferase-like, whose product MDYMNGPGRHHLFVPGPVNIPEQVIRAMNRNNEDYRSPAIPALTKTLLEDVKKIFKTTSGTPFMFPTTGTGAWESALTNTLSPGDRIVSFLIGQFSLLWIDQQKRLNFNVDVVESDWGQGANLQVLASKLSQDQNHSIKAICIVHNETATGVTNDISAVRTLLDHYKHPALLLVDGVSSICALDFRMDEWGVDVALTGSQKALSLPTGLGIVCASPKALEATKTSKSLKVFFDWNDYLKFYKLGTYWPYTPSIQLLYGLRAALDLIFEEGLENVIARHARLGKATRLAVEAWGLKNCTQKEEWISNTVTAVMVPPNIDSTEIVKRAWKRYNLSLGLGLNKVAGKVFRIGHLGHLNELQLLGCLAGVEMILKDVGYPVVLGSGVAAASTYLQHQIPLIPSRI is encoded by the exons ATGGACTATATGAATGGACCAGGGAGACACCATCTTTTCGTACCAGGACCAGTGAACATACCGGAACAGGTGATCCGGGCGATGAACAGAAACAACGAGGATTACCGTTCACCAGCCATCCCCGCACTTACAAAAACGTTGTTGGAGGACGTGAAGAAGATATTCAAGACAACATCTGGGACACCGTTTATGTTTCCGACTACTGGTACTGGTGCTTGGGAGAGTGCCTTGACTAACACGCTATCTCCCGGAGATAGGATCGTCTCGTTTCTGATAGGGCAATTCAGCTTGCTGTGGATTGACCAGCAGAAGAGGCTAAATTTTAACGTTGATGTGGTGGAGAGTGACTGGGGACAAGGTGCAAATCTCCAAGTCTTGGCCTCAAAGCTCTCACAGGACCAAAATCATTCCATCAAAGCCATTTGCATTGTCCACAACGAGACCGCGACTGGAGTCACTAATGACATCTCTGCTGTCCGAACCCTCCTCG ATCACTACAAGCACCCGGCTTTGCTGCTTGTGGACGGTGTCTCGTCCATATGTGCGCTTGATTTCCGAATGGATGAGTGGGGAGTGGATGTGGCCTTGACCGGATCTCAGAAAGCTTTATCTCTTCCAACAGGACTTGGTATTGTGTGCGCCAGTCCAAAAGCTTTGGAAGCTACCAAAACCTCAAAATCCCTCAAAGTCTTCTTTGATTGGAATGACTACCTCAAGTTTTACAAGCTCGGTACATATTGGCCATACACACCTTCCATTCAACTCCTTTACGGTCTTAGAGCTGCTCTTGATCTTATCTTTGAAGAAGGACTTGAGAATGTCATCGCCCGTCATGCCCGTTTGGGAAAGGCCACACG gCTCGCGGTGGAAGCGTGGGGGCTGAAAAACTGTACACAGAAGGAGGAGTGGATAAGTAACACAGTGACAGCGGTCATGGTGCCGCCAAATATAGACAGTACTGAGATTGTGAAAAGGGCGTGGAAGAGGTACAACCTTAGTCTTGGTCTTGGTCTCAACAAAGTGGCTGGCAAGGTTTTCAGAATTGGGCATCTTGGACATCTCAATGAG TTGCAACTTCTTGGGTGTTTGGCTGGAGTGGAGATGATACTCAAGGATGTTGGCTACCCAGTTGTATTGGGAAGTGGAGTTGCAGCTGCTTCTACTTATCTCCAGCACCAGATCCCTCTCATTCCTTCCCGGATCTAA